A window from Rhinolophus sinicus isolate RSC01 linkage group LG01, ASM3656204v1, whole genome shotgun sequence encodes these proteins:
- the SLC51A gene encoding organic solute transporter subunit alpha isoform X2 — MTLLVLGSIAIFLEDAVYLYKNTRCPIKRRTLLWSSSAPTVVSMFCCFGLWIPRSLMLVEMAITSFYAVCFYLLMQVMVEGFGGKEAVVRTLKDTPMRIHTGPCCCCCLCCPPLMLTRRKLQLLMFGPFQYAFFRIALCLVGLFLVPDGIFDPADISEKSTALWINTFLGVSTLLALWSLAIIFRQAKLHLGEQNMGAKFALFQVLLILTALQPAIFSVLANAGQIACSPPFSSKIRSQVMNCHLLILETFLITVLARMYYRRKDDKVGYEPFCSPHRDLDLKA, encoded by the exons ATGACCTTGCTTGTGCTGGGCTCAATCGCCATCTTCCTGGAGGACGCTGTCTACCTGTACAAGAACACCCGTTGCCCCATCAAGAGGCGGACTCTGCTCTGGAGCAGCTCTGCACCCACG GTGGTGTCCATGTTCTGCTGCTTCGGTCTCTGGATTCCTCGTTCCCTCATGCTTGTAGAAATGGCCATAACCTC GTTTTATGCGGTGTGCTTTTACCTGCTGATGCAGGTCATGGTGGAAGGCTTTGGTGGGAAGGAGGCAGTAGTGAGGACACTGAAGGACACGCCGATGAGGATTCACACAggcccctgctgctgctgctgcctctgctgcccCCCACTCATGCTCACCAG GAGGAAGCTCCAGCTGCTGATGTTCGGCCCATTCCAGTATGCCTTCTTCAGGATAGCACTGTGCCTGGTGGGCCTGTTTCTCGTCCCTGATGGCATCTTTGACCCAGCAGAC ATTTCTGAGAAGAGCACAGCTTTATGGATCAACACTTTCCTTGGTGTGTCCACCCTCTTGGCTCTCTGGTCCCTCGCCATCATTTTCCGTCAAGCCAAGCTGCACCTGGGCGAGCAGAACATGGGAGCCAAATTTGCTCTGTTCCAG GTTCTCCTCATCCTGACCGCCCTGCAGCCAGCCATCTTCTCCGTCTTGGCCAACGCCGGGCAGATTGCTTGCTCGCCTcccttttcctctaaaatcaggtcTCAAG TGATGAATTGCCACCTCCTCATACTGGAGACTTTTCTGATTACTGTGCTGGCACGAATGTACTACAGAAGGAAAGACGACAAGGTTGGATATGAACCTTTTTGTTCTCCACACCGGGATCTGGACCTCAAAGCCTGA
- the SLC51A gene encoding organic solute transporter subunit alpha isoform X1, producing the protein MEPDRTQIKLDPRYTADLLEILKNNYSIPSACFSHPPTAAQLLRALGPVEIALTVVMTLLVLGSIAIFLEDAVYLYKNTRCPIKRRTLLWSSSAPTVVSMFCCFGLWIPRSLMLVEMAITSFYAVCFYLLMQVMVEGFGGKEAVVRTLKDTPMRIHTGPCCCCCLCCPPLMLTRRKLQLLMFGPFQYAFFRIALCLVGLFLVPDGIFDPADISEKSTALWINTFLGVSTLLALWSLAIIFRQAKLHLGEQNMGAKFALFQVLLILTALQPAIFSVLANAGQIACSPPFSSKIRSQVMNCHLLILETFLITVLARMYYRRKDDKVGYEPFCSPHRDLDLKA; encoded by the exons aTGGAGCCAGACAGGACTCAGATAAAGCTTGACCCCAG GTACACGGCAGATCTTctggaaatactgaaaaataattacagcATTCCCTCTGCCTGCTTCTCTCACCCTCCCACTGCAGCCCAGCTTCTGAGAG CATTGGGCCCTGTGGAAATTGCCCTCACGGTCGTCATGACCTTGCTTGTGCTGGGCTCAATCGCCATCTTCCTGGAGGACGCTGTCTACCTGTACAAGAACACCCGTTGCCCCATCAAGAGGCGGACTCTGCTCTGGAGCAGCTCTGCACCCACG GTGGTGTCCATGTTCTGCTGCTTCGGTCTCTGGATTCCTCGTTCCCTCATGCTTGTAGAAATGGCCATAACCTC GTTTTATGCGGTGTGCTTTTACCTGCTGATGCAGGTCATGGTGGAAGGCTTTGGTGGGAAGGAGGCAGTAGTGAGGACACTGAAGGACACGCCGATGAGGATTCACACAggcccctgctgctgctgctgcctctgctgcccCCCACTCATGCTCACCAG GAGGAAGCTCCAGCTGCTGATGTTCGGCCCATTCCAGTATGCCTTCTTCAGGATAGCACTGTGCCTGGTGGGCCTGTTTCTCGTCCCTGATGGCATCTTTGACCCAGCAGAC ATTTCTGAGAAGAGCACAGCTTTATGGATCAACACTTTCCTTGGTGTGTCCACCCTCTTGGCTCTCTGGTCCCTCGCCATCATTTTCCGTCAAGCCAAGCTGCACCTGGGCGAGCAGAACATGGGAGCCAAATTTGCTCTGTTCCAG GTTCTCCTCATCCTGACCGCCCTGCAGCCAGCCATCTTCTCCGTCTTGGCCAACGCCGGGCAGATTGCTTGCTCGCCTcccttttcctctaaaatcaggtcTCAAG TGATGAATTGCCACCTCCTCATACTGGAGACTTTTCTGATTACTGTGCTGGCACGAATGTACTACAGAAGGAAAGACGACAAGGTTGGATATGAACCTTTTTGTTCTCCACACCGGGATCTGGACCTCAAAGCCTGA